The following proteins come from a genomic window of Montipora capricornis isolate CH-2021 chromosome 9, ASM3666992v2, whole genome shotgun sequence:
- the LOC138017530 gene encoding uncharacterized protein, with protein MNKRYKLLTLAQNTPKGSNEWSTYKKQRNLCTKLLRTAELTYWKDKFSDAKSSKEFWKTVKLFQGTNKSSSIGPIKDPQGILLTDDTLKANAFNSYFTNICSTLNITAVPHPPLPTNYNSNCRSTPTLPSLNVNQELLSLCVKHHIKANKASGPDNIDGKVLRLLGDAFTGSFSVIARKSFADCKFPQQWKTAKVRCIHKKGSQLDCGNYRPISLLSQPSNASC; from the coding sequence ATGAATAAAAGGTACAAACTCCTCACCCTGGCCCAAAACACTCCTAAAGGTTCTAATGAATGGTCAACttacaagaaacaaagaaatcttTGCACTAAGTTATTAAGAACTGCTGAATTAACTTACTGGAAGGACAAATTCTCTGATGCTAAATCCAGTAAagaattttggaaaacagttaaACTTTTCCAAGGCACCAACAAGTCCTCTTCCATAGGTCCCATCAAAGATCCACAGGGAATACTTCTAACAGATGACACCCTGAAAGCTAATGCCTTTAACTCTTATTTCACAAATATTTGCTCAACGCTAAACATAACTGCTGTACCCCATCCTCCTCTACCGACAAACTACAACAGTAACTGCAGATCTACCCCGACTCTTCCATCCCTAAATGTAAATCAGGAACTTTTATCACTTTGCGTAAAACATCACATTAAAGCTAATAAGGCCAGCGGGCCTGATAACATCGATGGTAAAGTTCTTCGCCTACTTGGGGATGCTTTCACTGGTAGCTTTTCTGTAATTGCTAGAAAGAGCTTTGCCGACTGCAAATTTCCTCAACAgtggaaaacagcaaaagttCGCTGCATCCACAAAAAAGGCAGCCAGCTGGATTGTGGAAACTACCGTCCAATTTCCTTGCTTAGCCAACCAAGCAATGCAAGCTGTTAG